ACCCGCGGCGAGCCCAAGGAAGCGACGGTCCAGCTCAAGCGCCTGATCGAGGTGGACGGAGCGAAGTACATCTTCGGACCCTTTCTCTCCAACGTCTTCCTGGCCATTCGGCCCTACGCCGCCGAGTTCAACGGCAAGGTCCTGATGTGGGGCGGGGCGACGCGGATCCACGACTATGTCGGCACCCCCGGCCACGAGTTCTTGATGCGCACGTGGAACTGGGACGCGGGCGGCAACGGCTTCGGCGAGCTGATGGTGGACAATCTGGTGAAGACCACGGGCGCCAAGAAGATCGCCATGCTGTTCCAGAACGACCAGGGCGGCAAGGTGCTCGAAGACATCTATGTGCCCATGTTCAAGAAGAAGGGGATCGAGTATCGTCTCGACTACTTCGAGCCCGGCACCAAGGACTTCTCCGCGGTCCTCGCCAAGGTCGCGGCCTGGAAGCCCGACTTCCTCTTCCCCAGCTACGCCGATTCCTACCTCTACGATATCGTCAGGCAGGCCACGGAGGCCGGCCAGCTGAAGAAGTTCTTCCTGGTGCGCGGCTCCCTCGGCCCGGGGCTCAAGAACAAGGACGGCCTCGACGAGTACATGGTCTATGTCCCCAAGTACTTCGAGGAGGCTGAGAAGAAGGACGCAAAGGTGGCGAAGTTCATCAAGGCCTACAAGGACTTCTACAAGCGCGACTTCCCGTACGATCAGGCGCCCCTCTGCTCGGCCTCGTGCTACGACCACGTCTACATGCTGGTCGAGGCCATGAAGAAGGCCGGCACCGTCGACGACCCCGCCGCCGTCAAGAAGGCGCTCATGTCCATGACCTACGACGGGCTCTGGAAGATCCGCTTCGACGACAAGGGCGAGGCCATCTTCAACTTCGACGTCGTCCGGCTCAAGAAGGGCGGCGCCCTCGAGGTGACGCACATCAACCCGAATTGACCCCGCAGGAGATCACGGAACCCCATCCAGCTCGGATCATGCGCGCGCACGTGCTCCCCCTCACCCTGCCCTCTCCCCCAGTGGGGGAGAGGGATCGAACGAAGATGGCGACGCTGTTATCATCCCTCTCCCCCATCGGGGGAGAGGGTAGGGTGAGGGGGCGGACGATGACGAACGCGCGCCAGTGAATAGTCCGTGACGCAGCTCGTTCTCGGCCAGGTCCTCAACGGCGCGATCATCGGCGCCATGTACGGCATCATTGCACTTGGTATCACGCTGACGTTCGGGATCACCGGCATCGTGAATTTCGCCCTGGGCGAGTTCATGATGATCGGCGCCTATGCCACCTACGCGCTCGCCGAGCGCGGCGGGCTCCCCTACCCGGTGGCCGTGGTGCCTGGATGCCTCGTGGCCGCCGCGGCCGGGTACCTCTCCAACAAGGCCTTCTTCCGCTTCACTCGCAATAACCTCGTCAACGGACTCCTCGTCTCCATCGGCCTCATCTCCATCTTCGAGAGCGCGGCCATGCTCCTGTGGACGGCCACGCCCGTCGAGATGCACTTCGTCCTCCCGGGCGCGCTGCGGGTGGGCGACATCGGCCTGCCCAAGATGAAGCTCGTCGTCTTCGCCGTCATCGTGGTCGTCATCGTCGCCACCTACCTGGGCCTGGCCCGCACCTGGCTAGGACGCGCCGCCTTCGCCTACGCGCAGAACCCGGAAGCCGCCATGCTGATGGGCGTGCACACTCCCCGGCTGGAGACCGCCGTCATGCTCTACTCGACGGGGCTGGCCGGGCTGGGGGGCGCCCTCTACGCGAGCCTCTACTCGCTCGAGCCCGCCATGGGGGGCGTCTACGTGCTCAAGGGCATGGAGGCGGCGATCCTGGGCGGCATCGGCAGCCTCATGGGCTCGCTGTGGGGCGGGGTGATCCTCGGCGTCATCGAGGGCGTCGGCTCCATCCTCCTCCCCACGGCCTTCCGCGACGCGTACGGCCTGGCCGTGCTGGTGGCCATCCTGCTCTTCCGGCCCGCGGGCCTGTTCGGCGACGAATGACGGGCCAGGCGCTCCTCTGGGGCGCGCTGTACGCGCTGCCCCTCCTCGTGCGGAGCGACTTCCTGCTCACCATCTTCATCTTCACGTTCATCTACGGCATCCTCGCCGTGACGTTCGACCTGATCTTCGGCTTCACGGGCCAGCTCTCGATGTTTCACCCGGCTGTCTTCGGCGTCTCCGCCTACATGACCCATCTGCTCGCCGTCCACGCGGGGCTGCCCTTCTGGGCGGCCACCCTGCCCTCCGCGGCGGCGGCCGTCGTCCTCGCGGTGGTCGTGGGCAGCATCTGCTTCAAGTTCCGGCTCAAGACCTTCTACTTCGCCGTGGTCACGCTTGCCTTCTCGGAGATGATCCGGCTCGTCGTCATGAACTGGAACAGCGTCACCAACGGCACCTTGGGCCTCGTGGTGGCGGGCAAGCCGACGATCTACTGGCCGGGGAGCGGCGTGGTCCCCATCAAGGGGCCCATCGCCTGGTACTACCTCACCCTCGTCTGCCTCTCGGTCACGGTGTTGATCTGCTCCCGCTGTCTCCGGTCGTGGATGGGGCGCTGCTTCGGCGCCATCCGCCTCAACGAAGACCTCGCCCGCACCCTCGGGATCAACGTGTTCCGCTACAAGCTCCTGTCCTTTGCCATCGGCAATGCCCTCGCCTCGTTCGCCGGTGGGCTCTACGGCTACTACACGGGGTACATCGACCCGGGCTACCTCGGCATCAACCAGTCGATGGAGGTGCTGGCCATGGTGCTGCTGGGCGGCCAGGGCACCCTCACCGGGCCCATCGTGGGCTCCTTGGTGCTCACGGGCCTGCCGCATGCCATCGATCTCCGGGCCGAGCTGCGCGCCGTTCTCTACGGCGCCATCCTGATCTTCACCATTCTCGTGATGCCTCGAGGCATCGTGGGCACCCTCAACGCCTGGAGGTCACGGCGTGTCTCTTGAGGTGGGCGGGCTCACCAAGCGCTTCGTCGGCCTGATCGCCGTCGACGACGTCTCCTTCACCGTGGAGCCCGACGAGATCGTGGGCATCATCGGCCCCAA
The window above is part of the Candidatus Methylomirabilota bacterium genome. Proteins encoded here:
- a CDS encoding ABC transporter substrate-binding protein, which translates into the protein MTRPRRGVIVNSAVFILVVLGLAVTSVRAQDIVKIGQIEAQTGANAIYGWMSSQGTALAVDEINKAGGFKVGSKTYKIQLIALDTRGEPKEATVQLKRLIEVDGAKYIFGPFLSNVFLAIRPYAAEFNGKVLMWGGATRIHDYVGTPGHEFLMRTWNWDAGGNGFGELMVDNLVKTTGAKKIAMLFQNDQGGKVLEDIYVPMFKKKGIEYRLDYFEPGTKDFSAVLAKVAAWKPDFLFPSYADSYLYDIVRQATEAGQLKKFFLVRGSLGPGLKNKDGLDEYMVYVPKYFEEAEKKDAKVAKFIKAYKDFYKRDFPYDQAPLCSASCYDHVYMLVEAMKKAGTVDDPAAVKKALMSMTYDGLWKIRFDDKGEAIFNFDVVRLKKGGALEVTHINPN
- a CDS encoding branched-chain amino acid ABC transporter permease yields the protein MTQLVLGQVLNGAIIGAMYGIIALGITLTFGITGIVNFALGEFMMIGAYATYALAERGGLPYPVAVVPGCLVAAAAGYLSNKAFFRFTRNNLVNGLLVSIGLISIFESAAMLLWTATPVEMHFVLPGALRVGDIGLPKMKLVVFAVIVVVIVATYLGLARTWLGRAAFAYAQNPEAAMLMGVHTPRLETAVMLYSTGLAGLGGALYASLYSLEPAMGGVYVLKGMEAAILGGIGSLMGSLWGGVILGVIEGVGSILLPTAFRDAYGLAVLVAILLFRPAGLFGDE
- a CDS encoding branched-chain amino acid ABC transporter permease — protein: MTGQALLWGALYALPLLVRSDFLLTIFIFTFIYGILAVTFDLIFGFTGQLSMFHPAVFGVSAYMTHLLAVHAGLPFWAATLPSAAAAVVLAVVVGSICFKFRLKTFYFAVVTLAFSEMIRLVVMNWNSVTNGTLGLVVAGKPTIYWPGSGVVPIKGPIAWYYLTLVCLSVTVLICSRCLRSWMGRCFGAIRLNEDLARTLGINVFRYKLLSFAIGNALASFAGGLYGYYTGYIDPGYLGINQSMEVLAMVLLGGQGTLTGPIVGSLVLTGLPHAIDLRAELRAVLYGAILIFTILVMPRGIVGTLNAWRSRRVS